One genomic region from Gossypium hirsutum isolate 1008001.06 chromosome D13, Gossypium_hirsutum_v2.1, whole genome shotgun sequence encodes:
- the LOC107937777 gene encoding zinc finger A20 and AN1 domain-containing stress-associated protein 3, which translates to MAEEHRCQAPKLCANNCGLIGSPATQNLCSKCHRDLQLKQHRSSSAKHAVNQTSIPSPSSFPSVSSSSSADKDAGSVAETKAAEVVEVEVRPKRCLSCNKRVGLTGFKCRCGMVFCGIHRYPEEHGCKFDFKAMGKQQIAQANPVVKAIKLHKI; encoded by the coding sequence atggcgGAAGAACATAGATGTCAAGCACCGAAGCTGTGTGCGAACAATTGTGGATTAATCGGCAGTCCCGCGACGCAAAATCTTTGTTCAAAATGTCACCGTGATCTTCAGCTGAAGCAACATCGATCTTCCTCCGCCAAACACGCCGTTAATCAAACCTCGATCCCTTCGCCGTCATCTTTTCCGTCGGTTTCGTCGTCCTCGTCTGCGGATAAGGACGCTGGATCGGTGGCGGAGACGAAGGCGGCGGAGGTGGTGGAGGTTGAGGTTAGACCTAAACGATGCTTAAGTTGTAACAAGCGCGTGGGGCTCACGGGGTTCAAGTGCAGGTGTGGGATGGTGTTTTGTGGGATCCATAGGTACCCTGAAGAACATGGTTGTAAATTTGATTTCAAAGCAATGGGGAAACAACAGATTGCTCAAGCTAATCCCGTTGTTAAAGCTATCAAGCTTCATAAAATCTGA